The Osmerus eperlanus chromosome 9, fOsmEpe2.1, whole genome shotgun sequence genomic sequence AGACAGCTGGAATGTCAGGCAGGGAAAATATCAGAAAGAGGACAGCTGTGTTATGCTGATCTACTGCAGTGCTTTGCGTgttacatttattttacaaaTACTTCATTCACACTTGAAGGTCTTCATTACAGGACGTCCCAGCGAAATCCAGTTACTTTAATTCAACGGAGGAGTCCCTGTTTTCACCAACTAGGGATTACATTGGTTCGGAGCCCACCGGTGCAGGGCTCCGACGCAGCCTCCAGGGCAGGGGTAGCCTCCAAATTCGCAATGCATTTTCACTCAATTATGTCTAGCCACAAATGAATACCGCTAAGGGCTAACACGAGTCCCAGAAGTTTGCTACTAGCACCAAATCAAGTTGCgctcaacaaaaatgtattttcattGTGTGTTATGTGCAATTGTGGCATAACTAGGCCATGCAAATGCATACAATGTATGTACAAATGTATTCTAGAAATCAGCGGATaacaaacattttattgtaaaaATTGAAAATATAGTTATTATCAGTCACAGTCATAGTAAGATACAGGTTAAAGACTACAGTGCATTGAATGAGAATAAAAAGCCTGTTTCCTCCAAAAATGCATTACATTCTGTAAGGGTCCTGAGAGTGTGAAACTAACATGCGATTACTGATGCTACTTCAAAGAAAATCAAATAGGCCACTAAACACGTGAGCAACACTTAGATCAGTACAGTACAAAAATCTATTTCTGGTTCTGACTATTGGTATACTTATTGGTAAATAGCTAATACTGTATAAATCTCCATGGCAATGCAGTGCCTTGAACTAACTCCACCTTGGCAGGGGGTGGGCATTCCACAATATGAACAGTAAGTACACTGTAAGTTTTAATTTTTGAATATATAAGTTGTAACAAGTCTCCTTAGGCAACATCAACTATCAAAAATATCTTCAAAAGTCATCATCACTGAGAGAGGGTACTTTGTTAAAAAGTTCTGTGACGCCCTGTGAGTCATTATTTGAATTACTGGTCACACACAGTGACTCTGCAATGTTTCTGCCCAGTTCCTCCAGCTCTCTGGAAATTCCATCATCATGAACGGCTGCTGGGTTTTGGGAGATATGGTCCTCATCATTGGCTACAGAGTGACTGGCTTCTTCAGCCAGGGATGATTCATGTTCTTGTTTGTAATTGTGCTGGTCATCCGGCTCCTGTACAGCTTCCTCTGAAGAACAATCTACAGTCCTCTCCGGAGAGATTCTATGGAGGGGTGTTGACATAGATAGGGGGAGCGTTCTCTCCAGCTTCTCATTGTGTCCCTCATTAAATGATGCATAGGGTAAAGTATCAGTGTCTTCTTTGGTGTCAAAGGTCACTTCTGTGTCCGGGCTCTTCCGGTGCCAGTGATGCAACAGGTTGTGCTCGCTACTCTTAGGCTCTGTGCTACAGGTGGGAGTGTTGGCTGGACTCTGCAGGTCATTCTGCAATACTTCCAGTAGGTGGCGCATTTTATCCTTTAAAAAGAAATGCAGTGACAATATGATCAAGCGCTCACTAAATGCTTAGACTTGCTACACAAGCAATTACGCTCGACCATTTGTTGATAGTAAAGGAAGCATCTACACAAACTATATAAAAAGGGACTCAAAGATGTCTTTAGAAACCACAAAATAGGACTTTGGTTAAACGGATGGGGATTTTCAAGAGGAACAGAACCATTAATTCCAATGGGCCATGTCCTGGTTGCAAAAAGCTTAAAAAAGCAAAAAGCATAAACTTGAAACCTTGAAACTAATACATACTCACCTCGTCTAGTCGCAGTTTATTTATTTCAACGTGGCGTTCAAACACTCGCTCTAGGACCCTTGTTGAGGGAACAGGCAAAGAAAATCACCATGAAGTAACATTGTCGTACCCCTGGATGGTGTTTAAATACCCATTATGCGATGATGAGGCAGTATTATTAGGACTTTCATCAAGGCCATCATCTGGATTTATGGCCTGACATGAACAGGGGATGCAGTGTTGACTGCAGATGGTCCTGCAAGGTCTCGGGTGTCCAGAGCAAACAGTTAATATAAAAGTGACATACCTGTCAGAGTAGAGTCCCCGAGACAAGATCTCGTTTGTTACATCAGCGATAAATTCAAGGTACATCAATTCCTCCTCCCTGTTGAGAGATGAAGTGTTGACTTTGCAGATAATCTAAACAAGCCCCACAAGAGCTGCAGTTAATAGTGATCCTTCATGTAGCATTTATGTGTGTTAATCTAacgtgttagcatcagcatgttTATTCATAAAAGCCTCAAAAGAGTCTGATCATGTCAACCTGACAGAAAAACATACTCGGCAGACACTCTCTTCAGGATTGGAGACTTCATTCCCTCTGGTGAAACTCTAGAAGCGACAAAAATACTTGGTTTCACAAAATTTGCAACATTTAAAAGCTATTGCCACAATTTTGTGCTGTCATTGGAGGCTATAGGTGAATATTACCTGTAGGAAGAAAGATGAAGATCACTGTTACGGCTTTTGAACTCTTTGTTTTGGTGTCCAAATGCTGAGGTATCTAATGCGTGGGAGTCATCGTCTGACCACTCACGTTCAGCACAAAATCCCTGTCAAAACAGTAAACAAGAAATGGAATAAAGATGTACTGAATATTCAATACATTATTTTTCACTCTCTGTGTCAGCATGTCCATGTTTTACGACTTATTACAACAGAGTTGTTTACGCTGTCCTGCAATATTAATCACTTTGAAATCCTTGACCTTGAAGCACAGACTTTTCCAATCTGAGAGAGTATTTTATTGGATGCTGTTCCGCTCTCAAACCAGCCAATCAAGTCTGCCAGTATGATTGATACTGCAGCCGTAGACATCTTCTTATATCATTACCTCATGTCAAGACCTGGATATCGCCAGGCAATCAATCACACTTGCTGTATCCTTAGGCTACCCAACTACTACAGTGTGTCTATAATCTCTGGAGCAGCACACCGCTTAAAATAAACTCAAATCTTTTGCTGatcttgcattgtgtgtcatttgTGTAAGTCCTTGAATGTCATTATTTTCATTAATTATCGGGTTCATCTCTCCAATCCAGCCAACACTGGATACTGGATAGTGTATTAGTATGGCGTACTGTTTGCCTACCTCTCGGCACAAGACTCGTTCATGTATAGGctacatgactgtgtgtgccATATGAACAGTTGACTTAAATTGTGGGCACTATAGAACTTACCTGAGGTGGATCATCCAATTCAGTTGATAAGAAAtccttgtgtgcatgtgtgctgcaGGAAGAACAAACTGGACTCAGTCAGGGCACACCTGTTGTGCACTCTTGAATTCCATGTTTATCTAATTAACTTCTCTTTAAATATGACatttctctccacccccacccccccacccccacatctcACTCATGTGTACACACATATTGACCTTTtcaaacatgcagacagaaaCTCATTTTGAATCTGAACTTGTCTTTCTACCTTCCGCGATATGTCTCCTGCCGTGTCATTCGGGGGCCAGTGCTGTTCTGGCTGGTTTTCCTCCGAGGGGGGGTGTAGTAGCGATACTGTGACAGATGGGACCTGCTGTCTGACTTCAAGGTCCTGGGAGTGAAAGGCTTGTCCTGGGTAAAATGATGGGAATGCTTTTGAAGCAAGTCACCGCTGTAGGTTTTCTGCGCAGGGTCCTGGAAAGCCTTGTAGCCACTCTGTGTGCCAGTTGAGGTGCCAGAGTGAACAGAGTGCTGCCTCAGAGAATTGGGGCCCCTGTAGCTGATCTCAGATGCAGAGTAGACAGGCTGTGAGGGGCTACCGTGCCCAAAAGATGAGTGGGATGGATAGACTATCTGCTTGGCATGGAAGGAGGTGTTGAGCCTTGGGCTGGAGATCATGGAGCTTTCAAGACAAAAGTAGGCACTCTCTTGTCCTTGAACGGACCTTCTGCCCTGAAAACAACgataatataaatcaatatcaTGATTTCAAGGATTTTTTTACtgttcagtgtttttttttccatagtTACAGTGACAGTTTGATTAAAAGAGATTAATCCACATTTGATATCAAAGTATCTACGCAATCCATGACAAATATATAATAGGTGATGGTTCGATGATGTCTTACCTGGGCGTTTTGGGACACACAGGAAGCTCTGGTGCCAGTCCGACTGCTCCTCTGGGACAGAGAATGAGCTGACTGGGGACGCCGCTCACACCTGGAACGTTCTCTCATCAACTGGTCTCGCTGCAACTGGTCATTGTCTAGGAAATCATACAATGAGCACTGAAATGATTACCGTTAGCTATCGGTGAGTATGCAGTATCTCTGTGTGGTAAACATACTGGGAGGAGTGTTGTTTTAAGTATAAAGTATAACTTTTGAGATATTTGCTACTTACATTTAACACTGTGTAACATGCTTTTAGGAACAGAGGCATCAATAGCAGCTGTAGGAAACCGGGGAAATACGACAATTTCTAAATAACAAGTTGCTACAGAATAAATCTAGtcaaatgccatgtttatgcaTCTATAACACACCCTTCGAACTCCATCACGTACCTTTAGCTGAGTAAACCTTTTTATAATGAGAAACCATGTGGTCTTGAATAATATACTGAGTGAGTCTGCTCGATGACCGAGGACAGAAAGCTAGACACAAACATGGATATTGTTGAGTTTAGCAGTGCTTCACATACAGTAGCAAGCACTAGCTAACTTGGCTACTAACTGACATTTCAAATCTGATAAAACTGTAAACTATCCAACTACTCACGACTGGTTTTCAAAATATTCTCCCCTTGTGGTGCACTTTGGTTTACTGGAACAGGCCATGCATTTACTGTCATTAAAACAATTCATAAACAGAATTAACAAGCTAGTCTAGCTGCCTAGGATAACAATTAACTTAAACCAAACGTGCGTGTAAATATAGCTCGCTAGCTAGTTTTCACCTGTACTGTTAATTGCCTATATAAGAATAGCTAAACAcgaactaaatgtaaataacctgAACAGTTAAATAACGCAGAAAAAAAACTAGCTCTAGCTTGGCTAGCTAACTGGCTAGCTAAGTGGTTTAGCTACAGTAAAGTAGCTAGCCATCTTGCTTCTACAAAAGTCAAGCTGCTGCTAACTACACACCTCTTTTTGAATCCATAATATAGGCAATGTATCCCATGCTCCGTCGTCCAACACATCGGTGTTGGACGAAAATCTAGGTAGATTGCTAATGTTGGTTCAAATGTTGTATCACTGTCTGGATTTAATTAGCCAGCAAGCTTGCTAATAATGCTGTCTCCAGCACCAAGATCAGGACGCCTGTCCGTCGCCATGCTTGGTTGCTATGTCAGCGTCATTACGCTCTACGCACAGTTTTCAAAGATTACAAAAGGTGGCATCTGAAGTATCTGTCCATGGTACTGAAGGAAAGATCCCGGAAAGCATTAAATACAAACTCTTATCGGGGGCAAATGTTAGTTTACATGAAGGATTTGCCTCATTAAATTCAATGTGTAGTTGCTAAAAAACTAGAATCCCAAAGAATTAACACATGCATGTCCACTAACTGTTGGAATTGTGGCAAATGTGGCCAATCAGAAAAACATAATCACGACCTATAGCTTTCAGGTGTATTCCAATGCTTCCTTTTCTGCTTCCAAAACAACGCAACAGAAGATCTAAATATAGAATAGGCTTCACCAGATTGAGGCTTACTTGACAAGAATGGAGGGATTGGATGACTTGTCTCTATAGTATTCAAGTTACTACATTATGCATGATGAAGGATGATGTAATGGCTTAAATCGTCGACCGCTGAATGTAGGCTATTAACGACGCCCACTACCACACCATGTGCCTGCACGCTGGTTACAGAATCGTGAATATTAAGAGGACCGAAACCATTTCACATTAGTAAGTATTCTATTTACATAACCAAACATATAAACTCGTTTCAATTAGGCTATGACTTACTGGCACATACCGCCACAAGCCTCAATTGAGACATTTCCCCCCTTTTGGTTCAGTTTTTTGCCCATAAATCTGGGCAAGAGGAAGGAGGTTCCCTTTGTTTGCCATTCTTGTGTAAAGTTCATTGCTGAAACACTTAAGCGCTATTTCGATACCTCAGTCTCACCAAGTGGACTGGACTGACGTGTGAGATGTTGGGTGTAGGGGTGGTCCCACATTGTGCTACAGTGAAAGGCGCACAATTTGTCCAAGCCTGCACCACGCGCCCTTGTCAAGCACTCTGAAAAGGATACATGACTCTGGACAAAACGCTTTCTTGTTaccttatttttttatattccaATTCACTAAATAACCAGATATGAGTGAATCTATTTATATGATAGTTTATAAGCTACTGTACTATAGTTGATAGGATATTTTCAGCTATTTAACGTTTTTGAACACttggtatgtgtgttttgagaaGAACAATAGAACGATGAAATTTCCATTAGAAAACCCTCGGAAACAAGTAAATTGGGACCCAGAACAAGGTTGGTAATTAATTATGATCTACTTTATCTGCTTTTGGTGAGATATTGGGTTTTCAGACCCTGATCATCTTGAAGACAATAGTAGACgaaatcatttttttttttttacagaaacgGGGCTTTACTTTTTATTCTTTACATACAATTTATCTCCAATGTATTTTATTTACACTAAAATGTATAGCCTACCTTTAGTGATTATGTCAGAAAATATGGTTCAATATAAAGCAAGCAGGTTGGGAGTGGATCTCTTCTTTCTGTTGTGGGCTCAGCTGGGCAGAGTGGAGGGCGCCCTTCATGGATAGACAGAGGGGAGATACGGAGACAGCTGGGGAGATGCCGCCGCCCAGCCAGGACCGTGGGGAAAACCGGGCAAAGAGCTATGCAAAGCAACTGGACGGAATTGACTATTTCAcagtttattttctttttcgGATTTTTTGTTCACCCCGTTTACATTTAGACTAATTTAACGCTATTTAAGCTTAATCATTGTTTGAACAACGAAAAGAGGTGTTTCCAAACCTGCAACTGGCACACTGAACACGGTTTCCCTCTCCCACTGTGTCAAAACCTATAGTTTGATTTGGATCATCCATCCATAAGTATGAAGTATAAGTATGAAAATCATAAGTAGGGGTTGCCAGTGTATTCAATTGGTTACAATGATGTGATTAATGCTcacaacatttttatttttattctcaAGTGAAATATTGTTTCTAATAATAGATCCCTGTTATAATCTGGATActttccatttttttttaatggttgAACCATTTGTTATCCCATATGAGCTTGGCTATCTTTGGCGTCCTGGTGGAGTGGGTGATACAGGCAAACAGTAGGAGTGAAGGGTACTTAATTTAAAATGTAGGACTAATGAACTGCTCATTTGTTCCATTCCACTCATTTATTTGATGTGATGAAAAGTAATTCATGGTAATGTCAGACCAGTCAGGAACCTGACCCAGTTTGAATGTTGCTTAGTAATGGGTTGTACTTCCAGATGTCTAGAATGTCCATCAAATTTGAGTAGTTTTGGGTGGATATTGATAAAACACACCCTGTTCTCTGAATTTACCATAGGAATGTTTCTTTGTTTCTATTTCGTTTCTCATACAAAATTTTCCCAAAATAGCTCTTCCCTGCAACCTGTAACGTAATCATTCAAAAGCGCTGTGAGGAATCTCTCGATGTGTGTTTCCATAACTATGTGACAGAAGTTTGTCGGGATCGATTTAGCCTTGGCTCCAGTCAAATAATCGACGAACAAGATTTATCCATCCTGCAGGAGCGTGAGGGACTTCCTGGATGTCCTTGACTCATCAAACACGTTTACGGGGAGTGGTTGGTAGTGCCATCCAAGTTCATGCAGCATAGTCAGTAGTTACAGGAAATGCTAAGATGATTTGTACTTTTGTAGCTTTTGtcaacaaacacatgcatagtATGGATGAGATCCATATAGTTTAAGTGTGTATAGAAATAGATTGTGTGTCTCAGTAGTAACCTCAGATAAATCTGTCGCCTTTTAATAAACAGAGTGGTGGGGTTGGCATCGTTGTTCAACAACCATTGCCCTgccctaacagtgcgttcacactgcagcggagcgggcggcgcgtggcgtcggcttccaattcattttcaatgaaaccaggcgttgacgctcgcgtagggcattgtgggaaggcgagcggagcggagcggagcgttgcaagttggattttctcaactttatgtaaatgaggagcgtgaaaacgctagcgttggccaatcggattgttttcttgtttcttgtaacgtagcaacctttggtcatgataaacatttctaggtttcacaatttcaagatggaggagaaacttttcgtatgtgtctgcacacccagttctgttcagaacaaagttactaatgtgacgagcctgaatttaaagattacattaaactaataatgcatggtgcatggttgccgatgtcgtcattgttcctagtgtgtttttatagcctacttttaaattcagtctcgtcacattacgtgactgttctgtgccactgctagcccagcctacaaacgactggttgagtgaccggtggcgtaacatgtattctactgtaatcttgcactagtaaaatcttgcacttacataaatgttgtgtaaaagtggtattttgatcgatattgtgagtacatgaacccaaatctgcacgcttggccatgactacaacagtgaccttagagaactacaactctgtattaacttgtctaacacgcccccgagcgtggtgtactgtgggaaggcaagcgatgcagagcgttaaaaaacgctgcagtgtgaacgcactgtaaggtgCCAAATAATCTCCCATTGGagaggtgtatgtatgtgtgtgtgtctgttgggacTATGTGTACAAGATAAGGTTCTGAATTGCCAAAACAGTGCTGTTATTGTAAACATACCGTGATCTAAAAATAGCTCCTTAATACCTCCTTGGAAATGTCCCCTACCTCCACTGACCTCCCCTTGCATGCATTCATAAATGACACAGGTCATTGGGAAACCTATGACCCGCTGAGGCAgttatccatctctctcataGTATGTGCCTGTCTATTAGGGAGATTGAATCCTGCTTCTCAGGAAAGAGGTTAGTCAAACGTTTTTTCTGCACATCTTGTCTTGGCAATGTTCTAAGTGTTCCCCTCGCGTTGACATAAAAAAGAAAGCAGGCACTTAGTGTCTTTATGGACAATGTTAACAGTTAAGGGGaagaaggaagaaaaaagaCTCCCTTTTAGCAGTACTATTGTC encodes the following:
- the spata7 gene encoding spermatogenesis-associated protein 7 isoform X2 yields the protein MGYIAYIMDSKRAFCPRSSSRLTQYIIQDHMVSHYKKVYSAKAAIDASVPKSMLHSVKYNDQLQRDQLMRERSRCERRPQSAHSLSQRSSRTGTRASCVSQNAQGRRSVQGQESAYFCLESSMISSPRLNTSFHAKQIVYPSHSSFGHGSPSQPVYSASEISYRGPNSLRQHSVHSGTSTGTQSGYKAFQDPAQKTYSGDLLQKHSHHFTQDKPFTPRTLKSDSRSHLSQYRYYTPPRRKTSQNSTGPRMTRQETYRGSTHAHKDFLSTELDDPPQGFCAEREWSDDDSHALDTSAFGHQNKEFKSRNSDLHLSSYRVSPEGMKSPILKRVSAEEEELMYLEFIADVTNEILSRGLYSDRVLERVFERHVEINKLRLDEDKMRHLLEVLQNDLQSPANTPTCSTEPKSSEHNLLHHWHRKSPDTEVTFDTKEDTDTLPYASFNEGHNEKLERTLPLSMSTPLHRISPERTVDCSSEEAVQEPDDQHNYKQEHESSLAEEASHSVANDEDHISQNPAAVHDDGISRELEELGRNIAESLCVTSNSNNDSQGVTELFNKVPSLSDDDF
- the spata7 gene encoding spermatogenesis-associated protein 7 isoform X1 → MGYIAYIMDSKRVNAWPVPVNQSAPQGENILKTSPFCPRSSSRLTQYIIQDHMVSHYKKVYSAKAAIDASVPKSMLHSVKYNDQLQRDQLMRERSRCERRPQSAHSLSQRSSRTGTRASCVSQNAQGRRSVQGQESAYFCLESSMISSPRLNTSFHAKQIVYPSHSSFGHGSPSQPVYSASEISYRGPNSLRQHSVHSGTSTGTQSGYKAFQDPAQKTYSGDLLQKHSHHFTQDKPFTPRTLKSDSRSHLSQYRYYTPPRRKTSQNSTGPRMTRQETYRGSTHAHKDFLSTELDDPPQGFCAEREWSDDDSHALDTSAFGHQNKEFKSRNSDLHLSSYRVSPEGMKSPILKRVSAEEEELMYLEFIADVTNEILSRGLYSDRVLERVFERHVEINKLRLDEDKMRHLLEVLQNDLQSPANTPTCSTEPKSSEHNLLHHWHRKSPDTEVTFDTKEDTDTLPYASFNEGHNEKLERTLPLSMSTPLHRISPERTVDCSSEEAVQEPDDQHNYKQEHESSLAEEASHSVANDEDHISQNPAAVHDDGISRELEELGRNIAESLCVTSNSNNDSQGVTELFNKVPSLSDDDF